From the genome of Symphalangus syndactylus isolate Jambi chromosome 7, NHGRI_mSymSyn1-v2.1_pri, whole genome shotgun sequence, one region includes:
- the DCSTAMP gene encoding dendritic cell-specific transmembrane protein isoform X1, whose product MGIWTSGTDIFLSLWEIYVSPRSPGWMDFIQHLGVCCLVAFISVGLLSVAFCWLLSSIIAAASSWIVTCVLLCCSKHARCFILLVFLSCGLREGRNALIAAGTGIVILGHIENIFHNFKGLLDGMTCNLRAKSFSIHFPLLKKYIEAIQWIYGLATPLSVFDDLVSWNQTLAVSLFSPSHVLEAQLNNSKGEVLSVLYQMATTTEVLSSLGQKLLAFAGLSLVLLGTGLFMKRFLGSRGWKYENIYITRQFVQFDERERHQQRPCVLPLNKEERRKYVIIPTFWPTPKERKNLGLFFLPILTHLCIWIMFAAVDYLLYRLIFSVSKQFQSLPGFEVHLKLHGEKQGTQDIIRDSSFNISVFEPNCIPKPKLLLSETWVPLSVILVILVMLGLLSSILMQLKILVSASFYPSVERKRIQYLHAKLLKKRSKQPLGEVKRRLSLYLTKIHFWLPVLKMIRKKQMDMASADKP is encoded by the exons ATGGGTATCTGGACCTCAGGCACTGATATCTTCTTAAGCCTTTGGGAGATTTACGTGTCTCCAAGAAGCCCTGGATGGATGGACTTTATCCAGCATTTGGGAGTTTGCTGTTTGGTTGCTTTTATTTCAGTGGGCCTCCTGTCTGTGGCCTTCTGCTGGCTTCTGTCATCAATCATAGCGGCCGCCAGCTCCTGGATTGTCACGTGTGTTCTGCTGTGTTGCTCCAAGCATGCACGATGTTTTATTCTTCTCGTCTTTCTCTCTTGTGGCCTGCGTGAAGGCAGGAATGCTTTGATTGCAGCTGGCACAGGGATCGTCATCTTGGGacacatagaaaatatttttcataacttTAAAGGTCTCCTAGATGGTATGACTTGCAACCTAAGGGCAAAGAGCTTTTCCATACATTTTCCACTTTTGAAAAAGTATATTGAGGCAATTCAGTGGATTTATGGCCTTGCCACTCCACTAAGTGTATTTGATGACCTTGTTTCTTGGAACCAGACCCTGGCAGTCTCTCTTTTCAGTCCCAGCCATGTCCTGGAGGCACAGCTAAATAACAGCAAAGGGGAAGTCCTGAGCGTCTTGTACCAGATGGCAACCACGACAGAGGTGTTGTCCTCCCTGGGTCAGAAGCTACTTGCCTTTGCAGGGCTTTCGCTCGTCCTACTTGGCACCGGCCTCTTCATGAAGCGATTTTTGGGCTCTCGTGGTTGGAAGTATGAAAACATCTATATCACCAGACAATTTGTTCAGTTTGATGAAAGGGAGAGACATCAACAGAGGCCCTGTGTGCTCCCGCTGaataaggaggaaaggaggaagtatGTCATCATCCCGACTTTCTGGCCGACtcctaaagaaaggaaaaacctggggctttttttcctccccatACTTACCCATCTCTGCATCTGGATAATGTTTGCAGCTGTAGATTATCTGCTGTATCGGCTCATTTTCTCAGTGAGCAAACAGTTTCAAAGCTTGCCAGGGTTTGAGGTTCACTTGAAACTGCACGGAGAG aaACAAGGAACTCAAGATATTATCCGTGATTCTTCCTTTAATATATCTGTGTTTGAACCCAACTGTATCCCGAAACCAAAACTCCTTCTATCTGAGACCTGGGTTCCTCTCAGTGTTATTCTTGTGATATTAGTGATGCTGGGACTGTTGTCCTCTATCCTTATGCAACTTAAAATCCTGGTGTCAGCATCCTTCTACCCCAGCGTGGAGAGGAAGCGCATCCAATACCTGCATGCAAAGCTGCTTAAAAAAAGATCAAAGCAGCCACTGGGAGAAGTCAAAAGACGGCTGAGTCTCTATCTTACAAAG ATTCATTTCTGGCTTCCAGTCCTGAAAATGATTAGGAAGAAGCAAATGGACATGGCAAGTGCAGACAAGCCATGA
- the DCSTAMP gene encoding dendritic cell-specific transmembrane protein isoform X2 yields MGIWTSGTDIFLSLWEIYVSPRSPGWMDFIQHLGVCCLVAFISVGLLSVAFCWLLSSIIAAASSWIVTCVLLCCSKHARCFILLVFLSCGLREGRNALIAAGTGIVILGHIENIFHNFKGLLDGMTCNLRAKSFSIHFPLLKKYIEAIQWIYGLATPLSVFDDLVSWNQTLAVSLFSPSHVLEAQLNNSKGEVLSVLYQMATTTEVLSSLGQKLLAFAGLSLVLLGTGLFMKRFLGSRGWKYENIYITRQFVQFDERERHQQRPCVLPLNKEERRKFISGFQS; encoded by the exons ATGGGTATCTGGACCTCAGGCACTGATATCTTCTTAAGCCTTTGGGAGATTTACGTGTCTCCAAGAAGCCCTGGATGGATGGACTTTATCCAGCATTTGGGAGTTTGCTGTTTGGTTGCTTTTATTTCAGTGGGCCTCCTGTCTGTGGCCTTCTGCTGGCTTCTGTCATCAATCATAGCGGCCGCCAGCTCCTGGATTGTCACGTGTGTTCTGCTGTGTTGCTCCAAGCATGCACGATGTTTTATTCTTCTCGTCTTTCTCTCTTGTGGCCTGCGTGAAGGCAGGAATGCTTTGATTGCAGCTGGCACAGGGATCGTCATCTTGGGacacatagaaaatatttttcataacttTAAAGGTCTCCTAGATGGTATGACTTGCAACCTAAGGGCAAAGAGCTTTTCCATACATTTTCCACTTTTGAAAAAGTATATTGAGGCAATTCAGTGGATTTATGGCCTTGCCACTCCACTAAGTGTATTTGATGACCTTGTTTCTTGGAACCAGACCCTGGCAGTCTCTCTTTTCAGTCCCAGCCATGTCCTGGAGGCACAGCTAAATAACAGCAAAGGGGAAGTCCTGAGCGTCTTGTACCAGATGGCAACCACGACAGAGGTGTTGTCCTCCCTGGGTCAGAAGCTACTTGCCTTTGCAGGGCTTTCGCTCGTCCTACTTGGCACCGGCCTCTTCATGAAGCGATTTTTGGGCTCTCGTGGTTGGAAGTATGAAAACATCTATATCACCAGACAATTTGTTCAGTTTGATGAAAGGGAGAGACATCAACAGAGGCCCTGTGTGCTCCCGCTGaataaggaggaaaggaggaa ATTCATTTCTGGCTTCCAGTCCTGA